The following DNA comes from Gemella massiliensis.
TTGATGAATTTTGTTATGTGTAGTAAACTAATAGTGGTGGTTTTATAGAAGAGAGTAGGTAAATAAAATTGAAAAAGGTAGTTAAAAAAATATTAAAATTTATTATAGAATCCTCAGTAGTTGTCCTTATTATTTATGGAGTTTTTTCTGCCGGTGGTTATGTGAAATCTAAAAAACATAAAGATAATCAAGTAGAAGTTTCAAAACAGGAACAGGTTCAAAAAAATAATGAGTCCAAAGAAGAAAGTCAAGAAAAGAAAAAATTAAATCAAGCGGAACTTGATGAGGCTATGAATAATATAGTTAGCAAATATCAAGGAAATAACGAAATTGGTGTTGTTTATAAAAATTTTTCAACCGGTTACAGATTTGCGGTAGCAGATGATAAATATTTTACAGCGGCGAGTACCGTTAAAGTTGTATATGCTATGAAGATTTATGATAGAATAAAAGCAGGAGAAATATCTAAAGATAAGCCGATTTATTATAATAAGAAATTTTTAGAAGAAGGTGGGGGAGAAATAACCAATCAACCTAAAAAGGATAGTTATGAATTAGAGTATGTAATTCAAAATATGATTCAATATTCTGATAATACAGCTACCAGAATGCTCATTGGGAACAGTGCGACAGCCAGCGATGTTCTTACTAAATATTTTGCACAATTAGGTGTTTCTCTACCTGTAGCGCAAGCACAAAAAAATAAAGTAACTCCAAAAATGATGGAGGCAGCATGGAGTAAATTATATTCAGAAAGAGATAACTACCCTGAATTATTAAAATATTTGCAAGACACAAAAGATAGTGAATGGATAAAAAAAGGTATTCAAGATAAAAAAATAGCGAGTAAGTATGGCGGAATAGATGCCAATATGCACGACACTGCTATAGTATTTGGTGATCAAGACTATATGCTGCTCATATATACAAATAATTTGTCAAATTCAGGAAATAGTATTTCAGAAATGGCAAAAGAGATAAATAATCTTACTGATAATAATATGTAAAGTAATTACAGTTATTTCGACAATATTAACATCTAACTTTGATAAAAATGGCTCTGTGTCAAATACGGGGCATGAGAAAAAATAAGGATAAAATGCTAAGCAATGCAGTGTTGCTTGGCATTTTTCAAAACGCCCTTAAAAGAAATATTATTTTTATACTCAGAAACAAATAACCTAGAAACAACTAAAATGCGTAATCTAAAGTTATAAAAGCTATTATAACCATAAGAAACTCTCTTTAAAACCTTTATCTTATTATTAATACCCTCCAAAGAACCATTAGAAATAGAATACCTAACACTATTAAGCATATACCCTTTATGTTTTCTCATAGTATTAATAGCCTTACTAACACCATCAGATAAATCGATAGTAGATTTTTCAATTAATTCTTTAAACTCCAACTCATTTCTATACCTTATTGCATATCTAATATCCTGAACTCTCTCATAGCTAGCCTTAAATATACAATCTAATCCTAATAAATAATCTAAAATATCACGTCTAGTAACTAAACTCCTAAAACTCCTATTAAAGAAAAACCTACCATGAGTAACATTACTTTCATCTTCTAATATTAACTTCCAATTATTTTTTAAAAGAGTATAATTAATACCTTTTTGTTTTTTGTAAATATTCATTAGCTTAACTCTAGTTCTATTAAGTTCTCTATTAACATTTTGAATAAAGTTCTCTATTAACATTTTGAATAATATGAAACCTATCTATAACAATTTCAGCATTAGGAAACTTATTTCTAATCAACTTCATATAAGGAGTATAAATATCAATACAAATAGCCTTAACATTACTTCTAGCCTCTTTAGAAAATCTGGAAAAATAATTATTTAAAATATACTCAGTTCTACCATCAACTATATCAATAATCTCATGAGTTAAAGCATCTAAAAAAATAAAACTCATACCATTTTTACTATCTTTAGTAAACTTTAACTCATCAAAGCATAAATACTCAGGTAAGGTATTATAGTTAAGAATGTCTACATGGGATTTACATTTATAAAGAGTTCTTATAACAATATTAACCGATACATTATTCATTTTGGCTATTTGTTTAAAAGATAAAGTATCAGCTAAATCACTCATTATAGAAAACTTAACATTTTTAGAAATACTACAGTATTTATCTACAAAAGAAGTAGTAGCTACAAATTTTTTATTACAAGTTTTACACTTGAAACGTTGCTTTCTTAGTTCCAAATAAGCAGGGATACCTGATATTTTTAATAGATTAATTCTAGTAAGTTCATTAAAGCCGTTTTTAACTACAGTATAACCTTTATTAAGACAACCACAGCATTCACACTTCTTGGGTTTATATGTTAAGGTACCTTTGAATACAAAGTACTTTTGATTATTTTTTATAGTTTCGTTATGTGTTTTCTCAATAGTTATATTTTTATCTTTTATTTGTAGTAGGTTTTTAATGAATTCTCCCTCTTTTATTTCTTTTGTTTTTGTGTTAAAATTATTCATGACAGATATCCTTTCATAGTTTATTTTTTTGCACTTTAATTATATTGGATATTTGTCTTTTTGTATATTAAAAAATAATACGAGGTATGGATTTTTTTCCATGCCCCGTATTTATTATACAACCATAAAAATTAGATGTTTTTTTGCGATTAAGTGAGATAATGTTTTGAAAATAATTTGATAAAAATAATTGAAAAAAGCTATATAAAAGTATATAATAGGTATATTAGGGTAATATTTTAGTACGGAGGATTGAAATGGGATTTTTATCAAAATTATTCGGAAAAGAAGATAAAAAAACAGAAGAATTAGTAATAAATTCTTATATGAAAGGAAAAGTAGTAGCCATTACTGAAGTTCCGGATCCGGTATTTGCACAGAAAATGATGGGTGATGGTTTTGCAATTATCCCTGAAGAAGGAAAATTGCTGTCACCGGTTTCGGGAGAAATTATCCAAGTATTTCCGACAAAACATGCTTTCGGAATAAAGACAGGAGATGTAGAGTTACTTATCCATGTTGGTTTAGAGACAGTATCTATGAAAGGTGAAGGATTTGATGTTTTAGTGTCAGCCGGGGATAAAGTAGAGGTCGGTCAAACATTATTAACTTATGATTTAGAATTAGTAAAAGAAAAAGCAAAAGATATCATTACCCCTTGTGTAGTTACAAATATGGATATTGTTGAAGATATTAGTGTTTTAAAACTAAATGAAACCGTAGATTTTTCACAAGAAGTGGCAAAAATAAAACTTAAATAGATGCGAGTCTATTTAAGTTTTAATAGTATAATATTATGAATGATAAAAAATTTTGGAAAATAGTATATTTGCATATTGTTAAATATAATTATAATATACTTTATTATCGTCCGGAGAAGAAAGATGTTTGGTTAATAAATGATGATAATGAGTTGGTAAGATTTATTTATAGCAATAATTTTAAAACAACTGAAATAGATAGTGTAATTTCTAATATAATTCGGAACGAAACAAGATTGAAAAAAATGTTTAAATTGAAAAATTTAAAAATTAAAATAATATTTGTTTCACCGGAATATGATGAGATAATTACAGATTATAAAAAGTATAAAATTTCAAGTGATTTGATAATAGAAAGAGTTTTATTTAATGAAAAAAATAGTAAGCTATTCGTGAAAGAACGTGATTTAAAATTTATTGAAGATTCTCCGGATACATCACGTTATAAAACCAGAGTTGTAGAACTATACAAAAAACAAACTTTAAATAAAACAGTATTTGATGTCAAATTTAACATAATTTCGTTATGCTATTTATTATTGTTTTTCTTAAAATATGTTAGTATTTATGCAAGTAACGGAAGTTTCTCAATTTATAAATTTTTAGGATATGATTATCAAGGAATTATTAGCGGACAATTTTATAGGTTAATAACGAGTGTTTTTGTTGTTAATGATTTTATGAGCTTATTTATAGTAGTAGTGAGTATTTTTGTATCATCGTTATTATTTAATAAGAATTTGAATATTCGTGAATCGTCGGTAATATTAATAACTACAGCTATCATTTTTAATCTGTTTTTGCTGTTTGGTTATTCGGGAGATTTAAATATTCCTGTTGTTTCTTATCTGGCAGTTTTAGGTTCTATATTTTTAACGCAGTTAAGTAAAAAAAGTAATAATTTGCAATTTATGTACGCTGTTTCTTTATCATTAGTGTATTTGTTGGGAAGTGCTATACTACTAAACACCAACGTTGCTCTTTATATTTTTTCATTTATAGTTGGGGTGTTTTTGCAACTATTATTATTGAATAAAAGGAGTATTTATATATTATCAATAGCTTTTGTATTGATTATGGTGTCCGGGATAGTTGTAAAAATTGCTAATATTGATACAAAAAGTAAAGTTAATACTTACTTAGTTAGAAAAATTGATAAAAGGTTGGAAAAACCGAGAAGTGATGAGGATATTTTTAATTTAGAAAAAGAATTGACTTCCAGAAATAAATCGGCACTTACATATTATGAGTTAGGTATGATTAAAATGACAAACCTTTCAGTTAATGATGCTAAAAAAGTATTCTTAGAGGGAATTCAGTTTGATAGCAGTTTTGCACCGCTTTATTACAAATTGGCATTAATAGAAAGACAAGAAGGTAATTATAGTAAATCTAAGGAATATGCAGATAAGGCATTAAAAATTAGTAATC
Coding sequences within:
- a CDS encoding PTS sugar transporter subunit IIA; protein product: MGFLSKLFGKEDKKTEELVINSYMKGKVVAITEVPDPVFAQKMMGDGFAIIPEEGKLLSPVSGEIIQVFPTKHAFGIKTGDVELLIHVGLETVSMKGEGFDVLVSAGDKVEVGQTLLTYDLELVKEKAKDIITPCVVTNMDIVEDISVLKLNETVDFSQEVAKIKLK
- a CDS encoding serine hydrolase; the encoded protein is MKKVVKKILKFIIESSVVVLIIYGVFSAGGYVKSKKHKDNQVEVSKQEQVQKNNESKEESQEKKKLNQAELDEAMNNIVSKYQGNNEIGVVYKNFSTGYRFAVADDKYFTAASTVKVVYAMKIYDRIKAGEISKDKPIYYNKKFLEEGGGEITNQPKKDSYELEYVIQNMIQYSDNTATRMLIGNSATASDVLTKYFAQLGVSLPVAQAQKNKVTPKMMEAAWSKLYSERDNYPELLKYLQDTKDSEWIKKGIQDKKIASKYGGIDANMHDTAIVFGDQDYMLLIYTNNLSNSGNSISEMAKEINNLTDNNM
- a CDS encoding ISL3 family transposase; its protein translation is MNNFNTKTKEIKEGEFIKNLLQIKDKNITIEKTHNETIKNNQKYFVFKGTLTYKPKKCECCGCLNKGYTVVKNGFNELTRINLLKISGIPAYLELRKQRFKCKTCNKKFVATTSFVDKYCSISKNVKFSIMSDLADTLSFKQIAKMNNVSVNIVIRTLYKCKSHVDILNYNTLPEYLCFDELKFTKDSKNGMSFIFLDALTHEIIDIVDGRTEYILNNYFSRFSKEARSNVKAICIDIYTPYMKLIRNKFPNAEIVIDRFHIIQNVNRELYSKC
- a CDS encoding transposase: MLIENFIQNVNRELNRTRVKLMNIYKKQKGINYTLLKNNWKLILEDESNVTHGRFFFNRSFRSLVTRRDILDYLLGLDCIFKASYERVQDIRYAIRYRNELEFKELIEKSTIDLSDGVSKAINTMRKHKGYMLNSVRYSISNGSLEGINNKIKVLKRVSYGYNSFYNFRLRILVVSRLFVSEYKNNISFKGVLKNAKQHCIA